The proteins below are encoded in one region of Nilaparvata lugens isolate BPH chromosome X, ASM1435652v1, whole genome shotgun sequence:
- the LOC120354953 gene encoding uncharacterized protein LOC120354953, whose product MGRQAHHYQSPHRQSSGCRWLPHLSLGRHQLPHQSPGRHRSPHRSPHKSPGRRSPHQSPHLSSGRHQSPGRRQPLPAAADHHRSPHCRQASHRPRPRRLQFCSSPHHTNQLISNVLPFVIF is encoded by the coding sequence tgggtagacaGGCCCACCACTACCAGTCACCCCACCGCCAGTCGTCCGGCTGCCGCTGGTTGCCCCACCTGTCGCTCGGCCGCCACCAGTTGCCCCACCAGTCGCCCggccgccaccggtcgccccaccggtcgccccataagtcgcccggccgccggtcgccccaccagtcgccccacctgtcgtccggccgccaccagtcgcccggccgccgccaGCCGCTGCCGGCCGCCGCTGAccaccaccggtcgccccactGCCGCCAGGCATCCCACCGGCCGAGGCCAAGACGGCTTCAATTTTGTAGTAGCCCTCATCACACCAATCAGCTAATATCGAATGTATTAccatttgtaatattttaa